In Thiospirochaeta perfilievii, a single window of DNA contains:
- a CDS encoding helicase C-terminal domain-containing protein, giving the protein MNTIDKFTNTVIDIMRVTILDAQGNEVLFLGKIDEDGIISLIEVGARGDENSVPAIFPHMMKGDVVIHNHPSGGLKPSSPDLNVASMLGNDGIGFYIIDNDVEKVYVVVEPIILKDRELLDDLTNILEPDGPLSKLDVNYEYRESQSRLLNDITYALNHDCVLAAEAGTGVGKSFAYLIPAIKWAEVNKDRIVISTGTINLQQQLVEKDIPLAKKILGSNLKTVLVKGRGNYLCHKRLYSALEDDSLFRDEDHQLNQIKEWTKVTKTGSLSDLTFMPERDIWNSINSDAETCTGIKCSHFNKCFSMKARKEASTAGIIVVNHHLLFADLAMRLDGAGFEGSAVLPPFYKIIFDEAHNIEDSATSFFSERYNKYSLIKYLNRLLGKKMGKRYGSLVKLDKYIDEAAKLSDVVPIIDEIKDKADTLDQLCLDFTGGSSLHIEGEPKDSLIFGILNPALNLQKSILSLTSELATALKSVDEEFHDLDAYIETARLKSRLESYATFFEKFRSYIDYNDEIFWVDKSKTSKGDFFVNYSITPIDISKLMNKAVFEPYSSVICTSATLTVNNNFKFWKNRVGLQYVVEDRFIERVYDSPFEYHKRVFLGVPTDIPLPNENGYLEYLQDYIKKIVTITNGSALILFTSYMLLKEVYDSLKLFFEGLGVTVYRQGDDDRSRLLNSFKTDISSVLFATESFWEGVDSPGETLKVVIITKLPFRVPTDPIIKARMDRCKQRNGNPFMELSIPDAVTRLKQGFGRLMRRKSDWGMVFILDSRCVKKQYGPIFLNSLPQCRFVADNGNSTLEYSELFFEEGEHFE; this is encoded by the coding sequence GTGAATACCATAGATAAATTTACAAATACAGTTATAGATATAATGAGAGTGACAATTTTAGATGCCCAGGGGAATGAGGTCCTATTTCTAGGAAAAATTGATGAAGATGGGATAATCTCTCTAATTGAAGTTGGAGCAAGGGGAGATGAAAACTCTGTTCCAGCTATTTTCCCTCATATGATGAAGGGAGATGTTGTTATACATAATCATCCCTCAGGGGGGCTAAAACCCTCAAGTCCAGACTTAAATGTAGCTTCAATGTTAGGTAACGATGGAATAGGTTTTTATATTATTGATAACGATGTTGAAAAAGTATATGTAGTTGTTGAACCTATTATTTTAAAGGATAGGGAGTTATTAGATGATTTAACTAATATTTTAGAACCTGATGGTCCTTTAAGTAAATTAGACGTTAACTACGAATATAGAGAGTCTCAATCTAGGCTTCTAAATGATATTACATATGCTCTTAATCATGACTGTGTTTTAGCAGCAGAGGCGGGAACAGGGGTAGGGAAATCCTTTGCATACTTAATTCCTGCAATTAAATGGGCAGAAGTTAATAAAGATAGAATTGTTATCTCTACAGGAACTATAAATCTACAACAACAACTAGTAGAGAAAGATATCCCCCTAGCAAAAAAAATATTAGGTAGTAATTTAAAAACTGTATTAGTAAAGGGTAGAGGAAACTATCTCTGTCATAAGAGACTCTACTCTGCTTTAGAAGATGATTCTCTTTTTAGGGATGAGGATCATCAGTTAAACCAGATAAAAGAGTGGACTAAAGTAACAAAGACAGGAAGCTTAAGTGATCTAACATTTATGCCTGAAAGGGATATTTGGAACTCAATAAATAGTGATGCTGAGACATGCACAGGGATAAAATGTTCCCATTTTAATAAATGCTTCTCTATGAAGGCTAGAAAAGAGGCTTCCACTGCAGGTATAATAGTTGTCAACCACCATCTTTTATTTGCGGATCTAGCAATGAGACTAGACGGGGCTGGGTTTGAAGGTAGCGCTGTATTACCTCCATTTTATAAAATAATTTTTGATGAAGCTCATAATATAGAGGATAGTGCTACTAGCTTTTTCTCAGAAAGATATAATAAGTACTCACTTATTAAGTATTTAAATAGACTTCTTGGAAAAAAAATGGGGAAAAGATACGGTTCCCTTGTTAAACTAGATAAGTATATAGATGAGGCTGCAAAACTATCTGATGTTGTCCCTATAATAGATGAGATTAAGGATAAAGCTGATACTTTAGATCAGTTATGTTTAGATTTTACTGGAGGGAGTAGTTTACATATAGAGGGTGAACCTAAAGACTCGCTTATATTTGGTATATTAAATCCAGCATTAAATTTACAAAAATCCATACTATCCCTTACTTCTGAGTTGGCTACTGCTCTTAAATCGGTAGATGAAGAGTTTCATGATTTAGATGCTTATATTGAAACAGCACGTTTGAAATCAAGGTTAGAATCCTATGCCACTTTTTTTGAAAAATTTAGAAGCTATATAGACTACAATGATGAGATTTTTTGGGTGGATAAAAGTAAAACATCTAAGGGAGACTTCTTTGTTAATTACTCTATAACCCCTATTGATATCTCTAAGCTAATGAACAAGGCAGTTTTTGAACCATACTCTTCTGTAATCTGTACTTCAGCAACTCTTACTGTTAATAATAATTTTAAATTCTGGAAAAATAGAGTTGGTTTACAATATGTAGTAGAGGATAGATTCATAGAGAGGGTCTATGACTCTCCGTTTGAGTATCATAAAAGAGTATTTTTAGGAGTCCCTACTGATATTCCTTTACCAAACGAGAATGGTTATTTAGAATATCTACAGGATTATATAAAAAAAATAGTTACTATAACAAATGGTAGTGCTTTAATACTTTTTACTTCCTATATGTTATTAAAAGAGGTTTATGATAGTCTTAAATTATTTTTTGAAGGGTTAGGAGTAACCGTATATAGGCAGGGTGATGATGATAGAAGTCGTCTGCTAAACAGTTTTAAAACCGATATCTCTAGTGTACTTTTTGCTACAGAATCCTTTTGGGAAGGTGTTGATTCCCCTGGAGAAACTCTAAAGGTTGTAATAATTACAAAGTTACCATTTAGAGTTCCCACAGACCCTATTATTAAAGCCAGGATGGATAGGTGTAAACAGAGAAATGGAAACCCTTTTATGGAGTTATCAATCCCTGATGCAGTTACCAGATTAAAACAGGGCTTTGGTAGGTTGATGAGAAGGAAAAGTGACTGGGGAATGGTTTTTATTTTAGATTCTAGATGTGTAAAAAAGCAGTACGGCCCAATTTTTTTAAATTCATTACCCCAATGCAGATTTGTAGCGGATAATGGGAATAGTACATTGGAGTATTCTGAACTGTTTTTTGAAGAGGGAGAACATTTTGAGTGA
- a CDS encoding segregation and condensation protein A — MSQKEIFNLDQFQGPLDLLLFLIRKSEINIYDIPITEITIQYLEILESNKTTSLENLSEFYLLATTLLFIKSRMLLPVEVDVEEEAEDPRTDLVAKLIDYQKFKKISELMKGRFEERVITEDLIRPKRQIMYNDDVFEEIEISDLITTYKSIKKVNEREKIVNLDEEVTINEKLTLIDELLSKQDEFYFTDLIINEHSLLEFVCAFLAILDSVKYRVLLVFQNKQYGTILLKRGED; from the coding sequence ATGAGTCAAAAAGAAATTTTTAATCTAGATCAATTTCAAGGCCCTCTGGATTTACTGCTTTTTTTAATTAGGAAAAGCGAAATAAATATATATGATATTCCAATTACAGAGATAACTATTCAATATTTAGAAATTCTAGAAAGTAATAAAACTACATCCTTAGAAAATCTTTCAGAATTCTACTTATTAGCAACAACTCTACTCTTTATAAAATCTAGGATGTTACTTCCTGTAGAGGTTGATGTTGAAGAGGAGGCTGAAGATCCAAGAACGGATCTAGTAGCTAAATTAATCGACTATCAAAAGTTTAAAAAAATATCAGAACTTATGAAGGGTCGATTCGAGGAACGAGTTATTACAGAGGATCTAATTAGACCAAAAAGACAGATAATGTATAATGATGATGTTTTTGAAGAGATTGAAATATCTGATTTAATTACAACATATAAATCTATAAAAAAAGTGAATGAGAGGGAAAAGATAGTTAATCTAGATGAAGAAGTTACAATAAATGAGAAGTTGACACTTATTGATGAGTTATTATCGAAACAAGATGAGTTTTATTTTACAGATCTAATTATAAATGAACACTCTCTACTAGAGTTTGTTTGTGCTTTCTTAGCAATTTTAGACTCTGTCAAGTATCGAGTGTTGTTGGTTTTTCAAAATAAACAGTATGGGACTATCCTACTTAAAAGAGGTGAAGATTAG
- the scpB gene encoding SMC-Scp complex subunit ScpB: MNAVAVIEAALFLESDPISIEELARKIDINIEDVKSSLNSLKERYSNQSSGLSLYNVDDKILLTPSKESWEVLKAVYGKKYDEKLSKAALETLSIIAYSQPMTKAEIDILRGVSADGMIRLLQKRKLIKVVGKKDIPGKPPMFGTTKEFLELFNLKSISDLPKLKDEDKEKFELNA; the protein is encoded by the coding sequence ATGAATGCAGTTGCAGTGATAGAAGCAGCACTTTTTTTAGAGAGTGATCCCATATCTATAGAAGAGTTAGCTAGGAAGATAGATATTAATATAGAAGATGTTAAGAGTTCTTTAAACTCTTTAAAAGAGAGGTATAGTAATCAATCATCTGGGTTATCCCTATATAATGTTGATGATAAAATATTACTAACCCCTTCTAAAGAGAGCTGGGAAGTATTAAAAGCAGTTTATGGGAAAAAATATGACGAGAAATTAAGTAAGGCAGCCCTTGAAACTCTCTCTATTATTGCTTATTCTCAACCTATGACTAAAGCTGAAATTGATATTTTACGTGGAGTATCAGCTGATGGTATGATTCGTCTTTTACAAAAACGTAAACTTATAAAAGTTGTTGGAAAGAAGGATATACCTGGGAAACCCCCAATGTTTGGAACTACAAAAGAGTTTCTAGAACTATTCAACCTCAAGAGTATTTCTGACCTACCAAAATTAAAAGATGAAGATAAGGAAAAATTTGAATTAAATGCCTGA
- the asd gene encoding aspartate-semialdehyde dehydrogenase, whose product MEKIPVAILGATGTVGQKFIYLLENHPTFEIIELVASPRSAGNRYVDACNWKQDSPVNEKIGNLVVKTIDDRLESKILFSGMDASIAGEAETNYANLGHIVISNSKNHRMDKDVPLIIPEVNPDHFDLVKSQPYKGGIITNSNCSSMFIAMVLAPLYKKLGIEWVQVSTMQAISGAGYPGVSAMDILGNIVPFIGGEEDKVETESQKILGKLVNNQIEDAEFVISAHCNRVPVFDGHTENLTIKFKKETTVEEVKDILSNFKGIPQEKNLPFAPKNPIKVFEENDRPQPARDALFDKGMVTSVGRIRVDSIGDIKMTIMGHNTIRGAAGAAILNAETYVALGYLD is encoded by the coding sequence ATGGAAAAAATACCTGTTGCTATTTTAGGAGCTACTGGAACAGTTGGACAAAAATTTATCTATCTACTAGAGAATCATCCAACCTTTGAAATTATTGAATTAGTTGCATCACCAAGATCCGCAGGAAACAGATATGTTGATGCATGTAACTGGAAACAGGATAGTCCAGTTAATGAGAAAATTGGTAACCTTGTTGTCAAAACAATAGATGACAGACTAGAGAGTAAAATTCTTTTTTCCGGTATGGATGCAAGTATTGCAGGGGAAGCTGAAACAAACTATGCAAATTTGGGACATATTGTTATTAGTAACTCTAAAAACCACAGAATGGATAAGGATGTACCGTTAATAATTCCAGAAGTAAATCCAGATCATTTTGATTTAGTTAAATCACAACCATATAAGGGTGGTATTATTACTAATTCCAACTGCTCGTCGATGTTTATAGCCATGGTTTTAGCACCTTTATATAAAAAGCTTGGTATAGAGTGGGTTCAAGTTTCCACTATGCAAGCTATTAGTGGCGCAGGATACCCTGGAGTATCTGCAATGGATATTTTAGGAAATATTGTTCCATTTATTGGTGGAGAAGAGGATAAAGTAGAGACTGAGTCCCAAAAAATATTAGGAAAACTAGTTAATAATCAGATAGAGGATGCGGAGTTTGTAATTTCTGCCCACTGTAATAGAGTACCTGTTTTTGATGGTCACACAGAAAATTTAACTATTAAGTTTAAAAAAGAGACTACTGTAGAAGAAGTAAAGGATATTTTATCTAACTTTAAAGGTATTCCACAGGAGAAAAATCTACCATTCGCACCTAAAAACCCAATTAAAGTTTTTGAGGAGAACGATCGCCCTCAACCAGCTAGGGATGCCCTATTTGATAAGGGAATGGTTACATCTGTTGGTCGGATTAGAGTAGACTCTATTGGTGATATAAAAATGACTATTATGGGACACAATACAATTAGGGGTGCTGCTGGAGCAGCAATCCTAAATGCAGAAACATATGTAGCTCTAGGTTACCTAGATTAA
- a CDS encoding elongation factor G, which translates to MSYDSASLRNVTICGHGDTGKTSLCEQILYNAGVIKKAESVDTGRTVNDFTEEEIERKISIHTSISNVNWKDKKINIFDTPGISDFTGEVISAFRATESAVVLFGSRSGVQIETIKLWRQLDKRKMPRIAFITKMDKKRADYFSVIEQIKEFGVTCIPITIPIGEGDNYKGVINLLNMKAYLNSNNGDENKAIDIPEEYITISNEYHNKMIEAAAEGDDTLTEKFFENGTLELEDVKLGLREGLFENKFIPVFCGSVAQNSGITPLMDFIAMESPCPFRVEEPCITGEKSTMITPDGEFSGIIFKTSIDQFSGKLSYIKNITGTLTPNSEYYNSREEKKIKIGKIYTTEGKRLIECNSLTAGDIGVITKQDLLKTNDTLCSQNHIIHFRPLQLPQPIYSLAIEAEKKKDEDKLSELLHREAEQDKTFNVEFNPETKESVISGMGELHLEIILEKIYKSSNIHVIKKEPKIPYREAILSASSGEYTYKKQSGGHGQYGKCELKIYPLNRGENFEFVNSIKGGVISKGYMQGIEKGIKEAMEEGFLAGYPIVDVKAEVVDGKEHAVDSSELAFKMAAKNAFKVALERAKVTLLEPYHNLTVFIPEKYIGDVLSDLSSKRAKIQNQESIGGGIQSIIAQVPQAEVLKYAIDLKSITSGTGAFELEFSHYEKSNKRLN; encoded by the coding sequence ATGAGTTATGATTCTGCATCCTTAAGGAATGTAACAATTTGTGGACATGGTGATACTGGAAAAACATCTCTTTGTGAACAAATTTTATACAATGCTGGTGTTATAAAAAAAGCTGAAAGTGTCGATACAGGTAGAACTGTAAATGACTTTACAGAAGAAGAGATAGAAAGAAAAATATCTATACATACTTCTATTAGTAACGTTAACTGGAAAGATAAAAAAATAAACATTTTTGATACTCCCGGTATTTCGGACTTTACAGGTGAAGTAATATCTGCTTTTAGAGCAACAGAGTCTGCTGTAGTTCTCTTTGGTAGTCGATCAGGGGTTCAAATTGAAACAATAAAACTTTGGAGACAATTAGATAAAAGGAAGATGCCTAGAATAGCGTTTATTACTAAAATGGATAAAAAAAGAGCAGACTATTTTTCAGTAATAGAACAGATAAAAGAGTTTGGTGTTACCTGTATTCCTATAACAATTCCAATAGGTGAAGGAGATAACTATAAAGGGGTTATTAACCTATTAAATATGAAAGCTTATTTAAATAGCAACAATGGTGATGAGAATAAAGCTATTGATATTCCTGAAGAGTATATAACAATCTCAAATGAGTACCACAATAAAATGATAGAAGCCGCAGCTGAGGGTGATGATACATTAACTGAGAAGTTTTTTGAAAATGGTACTTTAGAGTTAGAAGATGTAAAACTTGGGTTAAGGGAGGGACTGTTTGAAAATAAATTCATCCCGGTATTCTGTGGATCTGTAGCCCAGAATTCAGGAATTACGCCGTTAATGGATTTTATAGCTATGGAGTCTCCATGTCCATTTAGAGTTGAAGAGCCATGTATAACTGGGGAAAAATCAACAATGATTACGCCTGATGGTGAGTTCTCTGGCATAATATTTAAAACTTCTATTGATCAATTTAGTGGAAAACTAAGTTATATAAAAAATATTACAGGAACCCTGACTCCTAACAGTGAGTATTACAACTCTAGGGAAGAGAAGAAGATAAAAATTGGTAAAATATATACAACTGAAGGGAAGCGACTTATTGAGTGTAACTCTTTAACTGCAGGGGATATTGGGGTTATTACAAAACAAGATCTACTAAAGACAAACGATACCCTCTGTTCACAAAACCATATAATACATTTTAGACCACTACAACTTCCCCAACCTATATACTCCCTTGCTATAGAAGCAGAGAAAAAGAAGGATGAGGATAAACTATCGGAACTTCTACACAGAGAAGCAGAACAAGATAAAACTTTTAACGTTGAGTTTAATCCAGAAACAAAGGAGAGTGTAATCTCTGGAATGGGAGAGTTACATTTGGAAATAATATTAGAAAAAATTTATAAATCCTCTAATATTCATGTAATAAAAAAAGAGCCTAAGATACCATATAGGGAGGCTATTTTATCTGCAAGTAGTGGTGAATATACATATAAAAAACAGTCTGGAGGACATGGCCAATACGGGAAGTGTGAACTTAAAATCTATCCATTAAACAGAGGTGAAAATTTTGAATTTGTTAACTCAATAAAGGGTGGAGTGATTAGCAAGGGATATATGCAGGGTATAGAAAAGGGTATAAAAGAGGCTATGGAAGAGGGCTTTTTAGCAGGATACCCGATTGTTGATGTAAAAGCTGAAGTTGTTGATGGAAAGGAACACGCTGTTGACTCATCAGAACTAGCATTTAAAATGGCTGCAAAGAACGCCTTTAAAGTAGCATTAGAGAGAGCAAAGGTAACTCTTTTAGAACCCTACCACAATCTAACTGTTTTTATTCCTGAGAAGTATATAGGAGATGTCTTATCTGATTTATCATCTAAGAGGGCAAAGATACAGAATCAAGAGAGTATTGGAGGTGGAATACAATCGATAATTGCCCAAGTACCCCAGGCTGAGGTGCTTAAGTATGCTATTGATTTAAAATCAATAACAAGTGGTACTGGTGCCTTTGAATTAGAGTTTAGTCACTATGAAAAGAGTAATAAGAGGTTAAACTAA